CCTGTCACCCTGTCACCCTGTCACCCTGTCACCCTGTCACCCCGTCACCCCGTCAACGCCGTCAACGCCGTCAACGCCGTCAACGCCGTCAACGCCGTCAACGCCGTGATGTGACTCGGGTCCATGAGCGGAGTCGATCGGCGCGCTCGCGTGCTTCCGGCTGCTGGAGCCAGGCGTCTACCGGCCACGGTACGCGCCAGCACCAATTGTCATTGCCGATGGTCGCGGGCACATTGATGCGGTCGCGCCAGCCAAAGATGTCCTGGACGGGGAAGACCACGAAGTCGGAGCCGGCGGCCATCAAGATCCCCAGCAACGTGTCGCGCAGCTCATGATCGAAGGGACGTGCCGGGTCGAAGCCGTGTGCAGCAAGCGACGGGAGCTGCAGCGCCGAGACACGCTCATCGAGCGGCGCTCGGTCCCACCACTCGGCGAGCGTCTCCGTATCGTGCGTGCCCGTTGTGGCCATGGAGATGGGCGGGTAGGCTGCGGGCTCCCGAAAGGGCTCGCCCGGCTCGCTCCACAAGCGCTCCCAGCGGAACACCTTGTGGCCCGGCACGTCCCGCTCCGCCATCGATTGGCGGACGAAGTCCGGCACCGTGCCGAGATCTTCGGCAATCATGCGCGCGCCGGCGCTCTGGAGCACGTCGAGAATGGTCTCACCGAGCGCGCGCTGCTCAGCATCGGTGGCGGGTGAAAAGTATGGCGTGCTGCCATCGACGGGGCGCACGTACGTGCGATAGAAGCCCACGAGGTGGTCCACCCGATACGCATCGTACAGCTCGGCCGCGCGGCGCGCACGCTCGCGCAGCCAGGCGAAGTTCTCCTCCGCCATCACGTCCCATCGGTACGCCGGCAAGCCCCAATCCTGTCCGGTCACGCTGAACGCATCGGGAGGGGTGCCAACCGTCGCCTCGAGCGTGAACGCGCGCTGATTGGCCCAGACGTCGGCGCTGTCTGCACTCACCATGAAGGGAAGGTCGCCGACGATACCCACCGGTTGCGCGGCGCTGCGCGCCGCAAGCCATTGCTCGTGCGCGACC
This sequence is a window from Luteitalea sp.. Protein-coding genes within it:
- the malQ gene encoding 4-alpha-glucanotransferase translates to MRSTVSRPEYTKGPGSFADMVNFWEGRHAGLMVPLFSLRSSESWGIGEIADIQHMAAWLRAAGLDMLQILPVNEMAPGQISPYSAMSAQAIDPIFIAVHALVDFGALGAEGAFDRAARERLDVVRSGGRLDHAAVRALKAEALRLAFDRFVEEEWRRESPRACAFKRFLSAERWWLDDYALFRVLHVQQGHRPWWEWDAALRDRTPRALEDNRLECTRELLFVRYLQWVAHEQWLAARSAAQPVGIVGDLPFMVSADSADVWANQRAFTLEATVGTPPDAFSVTGQDWGLPAYRWDVMAEENFAWLRERARRAAELYDAYRVDHLVGFYRTYVRPVDGSTPYFSPATDAEQRALGETILDVLQSAGARMIAEDLGTVPDFVRQSMAERDVPGHKVFRWERLWSEPGEPFREPAAYPPISMATTGTHDTETLAEWWDRAPLDERVSALQLPSLAAHGFDPARPFDHELRDTLLGILMAAGSDFVVFPVQDIFGWRDRINVPATIGNDNWCWRVPWPVDAWLQQPEARERADRLRSWTRVTSRR